The sequence AATACTATTCTGTTAATCATGATCCAGATGTCAAGTACAATCGGGACCCCCGACTGAAATTTGATAGATTTGAAGGCATTAAGAAATATCAGGAATTGTTGGGACAGTTTTAGGATGTCTAGGATGGGGGTACTATACACTTTCAAAAATCTCTGTTGAATAATGAGTGAATAATTTAGTTTTTTCATTAAATTCGTAACAATTAAGACATTAGAAAAAATAAAATTATTGTGAGTGAAGAATTACAGAATAATAGAGTGGTAAAGATTGGTAAATATGAATATTGGGATATTGGGAGTACTACATTAAATCAACTAGTATCTGCAAAAGCTATTCCTAACAAAGATTATGGTGATTATTCTGAACGAAAACCTGATGGATTAATCATAGAAAAAAATGGTGATGTAATTAAAGTTCATTGTGTTATAGAACGTAAAATCCCTACAAAATTTAAAACTAAAAAATTAAAAAAAGATACAGTTGAACAATGCAATGATCTTGCTCAGGAATTAAATGCAAATATGGGTATTGCAACAGATGGATCTAAATTCATATGGTTTAATCCTAAACATTCTGATTCTGAAAATGATTACACTGATTCAAAAGGAAAAGATCGTTCATATTCCATAATTTTTGATGAAAACAAAAAGCCATTTGTAAAGGAATTTACAATATCTCAAAAAAATGATGAAACTATTCTTGATAATTGTGATGCAATAACCAAGACATCTGTACAAAATATAGAACATGTTGAACAAAGTATTAGTATTACTAGTTCAATACTTGTGAGTCCGGTGACTCAAGATCCTACAAGTTTGGCCAGACAAATATGGCAAGATCTTTATTCGATTAGTAGTGAGACTCCTGAGAAATGTTTGGCAACATTCATGGAATTATTAATTTTCAAACATCTAAGCGATTTAGAAATTTTAATTGATGATGAAAATGGTAACACAATAAATTTTGATCATATTTTCAAATTAGGTACATTGACAGCACTGAAAAATTATCATCAAAATGTTCGACCACATCTAAAGAAAATGTTCCCTCTCTCAACTGAAGATGATACTTCTATCATCAACGGATTCATTCTAAGTAGCGATGTTTCTGATCATGGACAACATTTTATGACAATTCTAAAAAGATTCAAAAAATTTGGAGAAATTAAAAATATTGATCCTGGGTTCAAATCAAAAATATTTGAAGAATTTATGAAAAAAAGTGGAACTCAAAAAAATTCTGGGAAGCACTTCACTCCTAGAAATATCATTGATTCGATGATACACATGTCAAATATTGAAGAATTGGACTCTGGCTCTCAAATCTGTGATCCTGCATGTGGTGTGGGTGGTTTCATTTTAGAGCCTATGAAACTTTGTAAAGATGGTGTAGATTTCTATTATGAAATTTCTGGAAACGAAATAAATCCTAGATTTGTCTTTTCTGGATTTGATAGAGGAGTGCCAACATCTGATGATTCAAAATTAATCATCACTCTTGCTAAATCTAATATGCTAATTTTTCTGAGTGATTTACTAAAGAAAAATACTTTGATGCATCTTAAATTTGCAAATCTTTTCCATTCTACTTTTAAATTAATTACAAACACCACTCTTGGAACTCTATCAAAATCTGAATATGAAAAATATGATTTAATTTTAACAAATCCTCCTTACATTGTAAGTGGTAGTTCAAATCTGAAAAAAACAATTAGTCATAATGCCACACTAAAAAAATATTACAAAACAGGTGGTTTGGGAATAGAAAGTTTGTTTATTGAATGGATAATTAACAGTCTCAAAAATGGAAAGAAAGCATTTGTTGTTATCCCGGATGGATTGCTCTACCGAAATGATAATTCTATACGTGAATTAATTACTGATGAATGCTATATTGATGCAATTATCTCATTACCTGTTGGTACATTTTATAATACTCCTAAGAAAACTTTCATTTTAGCAATTACCAAAAAACCTTGGAAGAAAGCTTCTGATAGGAAAAGCCATCCCCAAACAGATCCTGTATTTACATATCTAGTAAGTGAAATAGGTGAGTCATTAGATAAAAACAGATTTTCTGAATCTGAGAAGAATGATTTGAATGAAATGGTTTCTTTGTTTAATTCATTCAAAAATAATAAAACAATGAAAGAACCTGATTCTGAACGATGTAAAATTCAACCCTTTGAAAAATTTTCTTCTGAGCCATTTGGAAAATGGCCTGTAGATAGGTGGTGGACGAATGAAGAAAAAATTTCTCTGGGAATTGAAAAAGAAGAAGTTGTCATGGATATGCCTGAATTTAATGAAAAAATTAATGATTTGATTACATCTATGGAAAATTACAAGACGGAATTGGCGAAGTTTTCATGACCAAAATAATTCAACTTACAGACACAAAATATTTTCGGTATGATCAGGGTGTTAGAGTTACAGATAAAGATGAACGTGAAAAGAAAGGAAATATTCCAATTTACAGTGCAAATGTATTCAAACCAAGATATTTTTTAAAAGAATCAAATCTTAAAAATTTTGATTATCCAAGTGTCTTGTATGGAATAGACAGTTATTTTGATTTGAATTTTATACCTGCAAAGCAAATTTTTGGAAATACTGATCATTGTGGAAGGATAGAAATTCTTGATGATGCTATTTTTCCTGAATATCTTATACATCAATTAGAAATAAAAAAATCTGAATTGGGATTTGGTAGAACCTTACGAGCAAACTTGGGTAATATGGGTACTATTACAATTGAAATTCCAGAAAAAGAAGACGGAACTTTTGATATCGATAAACAAAAAGAATTATCAAAAAAATATGTGTTTTTAAAAAAAATGAAAGAAAACTTAGAATCTGAAAGAAAAGAATTAGATGAAATATCTATAGAAATACCTACTGATGGTAAGACAATTTCAAAAACTATTTCAGAAATTTATGAATTTGAAAAAACACAATCTAAAATGACGAAAGAACTTTGTAATTCTCATAAAGGTACTATCCCTGTTTATGGTTGTTCGTATTCTGAAACTGAAGTATTGGGACATATTAAAAAAGATGTAAAAAATGTAAAATATTTCAAAGATGCACTAACATGGAATAGAAACGGTTCTGTGGGGAAGTTTTTTGTCAGAAAAGGAGTTTTTTGTACAAACGAGGATCATCGAGTTTTAAAATTAAAACGAGGATATGGAAAAAAAATCCATGCGCCATTTATGAAATATTTGCTTGAAAATGAAGTAAAAAAACTTGGATTTACATTTACCCAAAAACTTGGAGCGACTAATTTAGAAACTATATCGATAAATATCCCTGTTGATAAATCGGGCAAATTTGATATTAAAAAACAAAAAGAACTTGCTAAACAATATAATAAGATTTATGAAATTAAAAATAAGATGATTCAGGAAATAGACGACATCTGTTCAATTACTGTCCATCTGTCATCTGAATAATGTAAAATTAAATGAAATACTTTACAATCTGAATAAATACATGAAATGAAATGATTACCTTATGAATCCTGAAGACCAAGCACGTCAAGATATTGACAAAATGTTGACTGATTCAGGCTGGATTATTCAAGATTATGATGATCGAAATCTTAGCGAATCCTTGGGAGTGGCAGTTAGAGAATATCCTTTAAGTAAAGACAATGCAGATTATGCATTATTCATTGATTCCCAACCTGTAGGGGTAGTGGAGGCAAAAAAATATGGTCATACACTTAGTGGAGTTGTCGAACAATCAGAAAAATATCTTGATGGGTTACATGAAAAATTCACTTCCACTGATATGCGACCACCATTTTCATATGAAACAACTGGAATTGAAACCACATTTGCAGATAGACGTGATCCTAATCATCGTTCTCGTCATGTCTTTACATTTCATAGACCCGAATTATTGCAAACATGGCTTAATGAAGAAACAACATTACGTGCAAGACTAAAAGCTATCCCAAAATTAAATTTTGATAAACTTCGGGATTGTCAATCAGAAGCAATTACAAATCTTGAGGATTCATTTTCACAAAACAAACCACGTGCACTAATTCAAATGGCAACAGGTTCTGGTAAAACATTCGCAGCAGTCACCGCAATTTATAGACTGATCAAATTCGCAAAGGCAAAAAAGATTTTATTTTTAGTGGATAGATCTAATTTAGGACGACAAGCATTACGTGAATTTCAACAATATACAACTCCTGATGATGGTAGAAAATTTACAGACTTGTATAATGTGCAACTATTACAATCTCACACAATAGATCCTGTTCCCAAAGTTGTAATATCTACAATTCAAAGAATGTTCTCCGTTCTAAAGGGTGAGAAAGAATATGAAGAAGAAAATGACGAGTTTTCAGCATTTGAAGGAGGTATAGATGAAACTCCTGTTGATGTAAAATATAATGCAAATATTCCGATAGGCGAATTTGATTTCATAGTTATTGATGAATGTCATAGATCAATTTACAATAAATGGAAGCAGGTGCTTGATTACTTTGATTCCTTTTTGATAGGATTAACTGCAACTCCTTCAAATGATACGATTGGATTTTTCCATAACAATCAGGTAATGAGGTATACTCATGAGCGTGCAGTAGTAGATGAGGTAAACGTAGGATATCACGTATACAAAATTCGTACAAAAATCACTGAGGAAGGTAGTTCTGTAGATGCAGGACAATTTGTTGAAAAACGAGATAGACTTACACGTAAACAAGAGGCAGAACAGCTAGATCAAGACCTAATTTACGCACAAAATGAACTAGATAGATCAGTAGTATCAAAGGACAGAATAAGGCTAATCATTCGAACATTCAAAGAAAGACTACCTGAAATATTTCCAAACAGAACTAATGTTCCAAAAACTCTGATTTTTGCAAAAGATGATTCACATGCAGAAGACATTACAGAAATTGTAAAGGAAGAGTTTGGTTTAGGAAATGAGTTTTGTAAAAAAATTACATACCGCACTAAAGAAAAGCCTGAAGAATTGATTTCTAGTTTTAGAAATTCACCCATGCCCCGAATTGCCGTATCAGTAGATATGATTGCAACTGGAACTGACATCAAGCCACTAGAATGTATAATCTTTATGCGTGATGTAAGAACCAAAAATTACTTTGATCAAATGAAAGGTCGTGGAACTAGAACAATTAAAGATGATGATTTGATTGCAGTAACGCCTGATGCAAAATCAAAAACTCACTTTGTAATAGTTGATGCAGTTGGTGTATGTGAGCATACTATGGGGGATACACACTCTCTATCTAAAAACCCAAATGTATCATTTAAGGTGTTATTGGACAAGGCAACTGATAAAAATGCCAATACAGATGATGTTGAAAGTTTGATTTATCGTTTATCAAGAATAAACAAAAAATTAAGTCAAGACGACAAAGATGAGATAGCTAGTGTAAATGATGGAAAAACACTTGTTGATATTGAAAGAACTTTACTTGATGGAATTAACGCTGATAAAAAAATGGAAATAGCAAAAGAGCAATTTAAAACTAAAGAACCAACAAATGAACAAATTAGAACTGTATCAAAGCAAATGATTGATGAGGCATGCAAAGTATTTGATTCTGCAAAATTACGTAAAACAATTCTTGATATAAAATCTAAAAATGAGCAAATCATTGATGATGTATCCATTGATGAACTGTTAGAGACAGGATTTACAGATAAAGTACAAAGTTATGATAATAAAACAATTGAAAACTGGACAGAATTTGTAGAGAAAAATAAAGATCAGATTACTGCACTTGACATTATCTATTCCAAACCATATAGAATGAGGGAGATTACCTTTGCAGATATCAAAAATTTGGCAAATACCATAAAGAAACCCCCATACAATTTAACACCTGAAATGCTCTGGAGTGCCTACCAAAGACTGGATAAATCAAAGGTAAAGAGCAACCCTGCTAAAATGCTGACTGATTTGATATCTA comes from Nitrosopumilus oxyclinae and encodes:
- a CDS encoding HsdM family class I SAM-dependent methyltransferase — encoded protein: MSEELQNNRVVKIGKYEYWDIGSTTLNQLVSAKAIPNKDYGDYSERKPDGLIIEKNGDVIKVHCVIERKIPTKFKTKKLKKDTVEQCNDLAQELNANMGIATDGSKFIWFNPKHSDSENDYTDSKGKDRSYSIIFDENKKPFVKEFTISQKNDETILDNCDAITKTSVQNIEHVEQSISITSSILVSPVTQDPTSLARQIWQDLYSISSETPEKCLATFMELLIFKHLSDLEILIDDENGNTINFDHIFKLGTLTALKNYHQNVRPHLKKMFPLSTEDDTSIINGFILSSDVSDHGQHFMTILKRFKKFGEIKNIDPGFKSKIFEEFMKKSGTQKNSGKHFTPRNIIDSMIHMSNIEELDSGSQICDPACGVGGFILEPMKLCKDGVDFYYEISGNEINPRFVFSGFDRGVPTSDDSKLIITLAKSNMLIFLSDLLKKNTLMHLKFANLFHSTFKLITNTTLGTLSKSEYEKYDLILTNPPYIVSGSSNLKKTISHNATLKKYYKTGGLGIESLFIEWIINSLKNGKKAFVVIPDGLLYRNDNSIRELITDECYIDAIISLPVGTFYNTPKKTFILAITKKPWKKASDRKSHPQTDPVFTYLVSEIGESLDKNRFSESEKNDLNEMVSLFNSFKNNKTMKEPDSERCKIQPFEKFSSEPFGKWPVDRWWTNEEKISLGIEKEEVVMDMPEFNEKINDLITSMENYKTELAKFS
- a CDS encoding type I restriction-modification enzyme R subunit C-terminal domain-containing protein, encoding MNPEDQARQDIDKMLTDSGWIIQDYDDRNLSESLGVAVREYPLSKDNADYALFIDSQPVGVVEAKKYGHTLSGVVEQSEKYLDGLHEKFTSTDMRPPFSYETTGIETTFADRRDPNHRSRHVFTFHRPELLQTWLNEETTLRARLKAIPKLNFDKLRDCQSEAITNLEDSFSQNKPRALIQMATGSGKTFAAVTAIYRLIKFAKAKKILFLVDRSNLGRQALREFQQYTTPDDGRKFTDLYNVQLLQSHTIDPVPKVVISTIQRMFSVLKGEKEYEEENDEFSAFEGGIDETPVDVKYNANIPIGEFDFIVIDECHRSIYNKWKQVLDYFDSFLIGLTATPSNDTIGFFHNNQVMRYTHERAVVDEVNVGYHVYKIRTKITEEGSSVDAGQFVEKRDRLTRKQEAEQLDQDLIYAQNELDRSVVSKDRIRLIIRTFKERLPEIFPNRTNVPKTLIFAKDDSHAEDITEIVKEEFGLGNEFCKKITYRTKEKPEELISSFRNSPMPRIAVSVDMIATGTDIKPLECIIFMRDVRTKNYFDQMKGRGTRTIKDDDLIAVTPDAKSKTHFVIVDAVGVCEHTMGDTHSLSKNPNVSFKVLLDKATDKNANTDDVESLIYRLSRINKKLSQDDKDEIASVNDGKTLVDIERTLLDGINADKKMEIAKEQFKTKEPTNEQIRTVSKQMIDEACKVFDSAKLRKTILDIKSKNEQIIDDVSIDELLETGFTDKVQSYDNKTIENWTEFVEKNKDQITALDIIYSKPYRMREITFADIKNLANTIKKPPYNLTPEMLWSAYQRLDKSKVKSNPAKMLTDLISIIRYSAGKQDLLLPFSELVTEKFEKWLQTQESSDRTFTPEQKEWLVMIKDTIASSVSIGIDALDDVPFNQKGGRVKFYKLFGDDYEKILDELHEVLINS
- a CDS encoding restriction endonuclease subunit S, whose protein sequence is MTKIIQLTDTKYFRYDQGVRVTDKDEREKKGNIPIYSANVFKPRYFLKESNLKNFDYPSVLYGIDSYFDLNFIPAKQIFGNTDHCGRIEILDDAIFPEYLIHQLEIKKSELGFGRTLRANLGNMGTITIEIPEKEDGTFDIDKQKELSKKYVFLKKMKENLESERKELDEISIEIPTDGKTISKTISEIYEFEKTQSKMTKELCNSHKGTIPVYGCSYSETEVLGHIKKDVKNVKYFKDALTWNRNGSVGKFFVRKGVFCTNEDHRVLKLKRGYGKKIHAPFMKYLLENEVKKLGFTFTQKLGATNLETISINIPVDKSGKFDIKKQKELAKQYNKIYEIKNKMIQEIDDICSITVHLSSE